In Leclercia sp. LSNIH1, the genomic stretch ATACCCCGATATGATTGGAATTTTGGTTGTAGTGTAGGGCGTTCGGCCGCAAGGTCAAACACGACTGCGCTACATGTTATTCATTTTTAATATATATCAGAAGTTGTTTCACGGTGGACTTTCTGCTTCACCGCCATCGGCATTTGCGACCTGTATTGCGCATATTTGCGCAGCGCGATCCGGTAGTTGTTGGTGCTGGTCGCAGGCAGCCACGGTTCAAGGTTTTCATCCAGATAACCGTCGGTCAGAAGCTCACGGGAAATATTCAGCGAGGTCAGATGCTGGCCAAGACGACGTAGACGCACAACATACTCGCGCACCGTTCCGTGACTCATCTCTGTCTGTTCAAACAGGAACTGCTTGAAGCCAATAATATCGAAAAAGTCGCTCTGCTCTTTGCAGTGCAGATCGCCACAAAAACGACATAACGCCACCCACTCCTGCTGCTCTTGCTGCCATCCGGCTTCATCCAGCAGGGTATCGAGACGGGAGATCGCGATTTTATTGACGATCTCTCCACGACGGACCAGCGTGATGCGGTCAAGCAATTTATGGCAATGGGCGCAATGCGTCTGGCTATGTTTAAAGTCTTTCAGGTAGCGGCTTAATGGCCGTCTTTTAGATTGCTGCACCGTCATGATAACTCCTGGTTGTCAATACGTTGTGCGGCACTTAACGGGTGACAAGGATCACCTATAACTTACCCAGCTTGGTACGTAAGCGTTTAATGGCCTGGCTGTGCAGCTGGCTAACCCGCGACTCCCCCACTTCCAGCACGGCACCAATCTCCTTGAGATTGAGCTCTTCCTGGTAATAAAGGGTCAGCACCAGTTGTTCGCGTTCCGGTAAAGCTTCAATAGCTTCCATTACGCGCTGGCGTACGTTGCCTTCCATTAACTGGTGCAACGGGTTTTCCTGCTGATGATCGTCCGTCACCAGTTCAATGCTATCGCCATGCTCTTCGCGCCACTCATCATAAGAGAAGAGCTGGCTGTTGTTGGTATCGAGCAACATCTGACGGTAGTCGGCAGTAGTGATCCCCAGACGATCCGCAACTTCGCTTTCCGTCGCGTTACGTCCAAGCTCCTGTTCCAGCTGCCCCATCGCTTGCGCTACTTCGCGTGCATTGCGGCGAACGCTGCGCGGCACCCAATCCCGGCTGCGCAGTTCATCCAGCATCGCACCACGAATACGCTGTACTGCGTAAGTCGTAAATGCCGTTCCTTGCAGAGCGTCGTATCGGTCAACTGCATTCAGTAACCCGATCCCGCCCGCTTGTAGCAGATCGTCCAGTTCCACACTCGCTGGCAGACGTACCTGAAGCCGCAATGCTTCATGACGCACCAGCGGAACATAACGCTGCCACAGCGAGTGTTTATCCATTACACCTTCAGCGGTATAGAGTGAATTCACGATAAACAGCCCTGCGTTAGTTGAGTTATCGGCATGATTATCCGATTCTGGAGGGGTTTTAATCGTGTGAATAGGAGGGGGAATGGGGGGTTATTTGGGGGTTATTGGTTTTCTGGAAAGTAAAAAACCCCGCCGGAGCGGGGTTTGAGCGGTACGTTAGAATTAACGCAGCAGGGACAGCATGGTCTGCGGAACCTGGTTGGCCTGCGCCAGTACGGAAGAGCCAGCCTGCTGCAGAATCTGAGCGCGGGACATGTTGGACACTTCGGTCGCGTAGTCGGAGTCCTGGATACGGCTGCGGGCAGCGGTCAGGTTGCTCACGGTGTTGTTCAGGTTAGTGATGGTAGATTCGAAACGGTTCTGGGACGCACCCAGCGAGCTGCGCTGGGAGTCAACCGCTTTGATAGCTGCATCAATAGTGGTCAGCGGACCTGAAGCAGGTGTGGCTGCAACTGCAGGTGTAGCTGCGACATCATCAGCGTTACCCGGAATGCCATCTGGACCGTCGTTACCAGCAACAGCGGGAGTACCGGCAGTTGCAGCAGTTACCGCGGCACGAACGTCAAAGCCGTCAGCGTTAACTTTACGTGCTTCGCCATTCACGAGAGCCAATTCACCGGTCTGCACATCAGTTGCGTCTGCGGGTACTTTAACGGAATCCTTAGAGTAGAGGTTCCAGCCAGCGCTTGAATCCATGGTGATAGCAATTTTTTCACCATCACGAGAGCCGACCTGGAAGGAGAAGTCTTGGCTGGTGGTGTTGTCAAGGATTTTGATACCGTTAAAATCAGTTTCTTTGGTGACACGATTGATTTCAGCCAAACGCTGGTTAACTTCAGACTGAATGGAGTCGATGTCGGAAGCAGAGTTAGAGCTGTTCTGCGCCTGTACGGTCAGGTCGCGCACACGCTGCAGGTTGTTGTTGATTTCGCTCAGCGCGCCTTCTGCGGTCTGCGCCAGGGAGATACCGTCGTTAGCGTTACGTGCAGCAACGTTCAGGCCGTTGATGTTGGAGGTGAAGCGGTTAGCGATCGCCTGACCCGCAGCGTCATCTTTCGCGCTGTTGATACGCAGACCGGAAGAGAGGCGCTCAATAGCAGTGCCCAGAGAGGACTGAGATTTAGTCAGGTTGTTCTGAGTCGTCAGAGACAGGGTGTTAGTATTGATAACAGCCATGATGTATTCCTTCAAAAAAAGTTTCAGATTTAGGCTTCTGCCTACGGCTTTCTCACCGCTAACCTGATTATCGACCTCCTCTTCCTAACCTTTAGAAAAAAGATCATTTTTTTAAAGGGACAAACTGCCCGCTATTTTTCCGCTTAATTTCCGCATTGAAGACGGTAAAAAAAGCTAATCTTTTCGTAATTTCTGCCGATAGAGCATCCAGCGATTGTCTCAATAAAGGATGAAAACATGGCAAGTATTAGTTCACTCGGTGCAGGTACCAGTCTGGATCTCAATACGTTGTATGACAATTTACAGACAGCCGAGCAGACCAAACTCACGCCGATTACCCAGCAGCAGACCTCTTATAAAGCAAAACTGACGGCCTGGGGCGTGGTACAAACTGCATTAACCAAGTTTCAAACGGCGTCGGATGCGCTGAAAAATACGTCTGCTATCGCGCAGTCAAAAGTGACCAGCACGAATACGGCATTTAGTGCCACGCTGGCAAGCAGTGCCTCGGCCGGTTCTTACTCGGTAGAAGTGACGCAGCTGGCCGCAGCCCAGACGCTGCTGAGCCCGAAAGTGGCTAGCAAAGATACCGATCTTGGCGATAGCAGCATGAGTTCGCGCACGATCACTATCACGCAGCCAGGTCAGAAAGATCCATTAAAGGTAACGCTGGCCAGCGACAAGACCAGTCTTGCAGATGTACGGGACGCAATTAACGCTAAACAAGGCAGCGTAACCGCCAGCATCATTAAAGCGGATGACAACAGTTACTATCTGTCACTGACCTCGCGTGACAGCGGTGTCGCCAACGAAATGACGATCACCACCGATGACAGCGAACTGGCGAAATATATCAGCCACGATCCGCTTGATTCATCAACGGGAATGAAAGTTCAGATTGCCGCGGCTGATGCCATTGTTAACATCAATGGCATCAAAATTACCCGTAGCAGCAACGCCATTACCGATGCCCCGGAAGGCGTCACGCTCAACCTGACCAAGACCAACGTTGGCAGCCCGGAAACATTGTCGATTGCGAAAGACAATCAGCCGATGACCGATGCGATCCAGGCCTTTGTCGATGCGTATAACTCGTTGCAGACGACCATCAGCAACCAGACGAAATATACTGCGGTGAAACAGGGCGATGGATCTCAGGACTCTAGCAACGGCGACCTGTTGGGCGATGGCACCCTGCGTAATATCCAGACCCGCCTGCGCTCTATGGTCTCGTCAGCGCAAGGTACCGGCGAACTGGCGACGCTGTCGCAACTGGGCATCACCCAGGATATTAACGGCAAATTGACCGTAGACAGCACCAAATTAGGTAAGGCCCTGACGGATAAGTCTACCGACGTGCTCGCGTTTCTCTCAGGCGACGGTAAAACAACCGGCATGGCGACGCAAACCAGTAACCTGTTGAAAGACATGTTAGGCAACGAAGGTTCGGTCAAAAGCGCCACTGATGGCATCAACAAAACGCTGAAAAATCTGTCCGACCAGTATGACCGTGTTAATGCGCAAATCGAGGCCACGATGGCGCGCTACAAAACGCAATTTACCAGTTTGAGTCAGCTGGTCTCCTCTATGGATCAAACCGGGAGCTATCTGACCCAACAGTTCAATGCCATGAACAGTTAATGAATGATGAGTTGAGGTTTTACGATGTATACAAAATCGGGAATTCAGGCCTATGCGCAGGTAAGTGTTGAAAGTGCCGTCCTGAGTGCCAGCCCGCATCAACTGGTGGTTTTACTTTTTGATGGCGCGTTAAGCGCCATGAAAAAAGCCGTCATATTGATTGAGCAAGGGGACATTCCTGGTAAAGGGCAGGCGCTGGGAAAAGCCATCAATATTATCAGTAACGGTCTGCAGTCAGGGCTAAATCACGAGGTGGGTGGTGAGTTGGCTACCAACCTCGACAGCCTCTATGACTATATGACCAGACGTCTTTTACAGGCCAATATTCATAATGACATTGATGCCATTAATGAAGTAATGGAATTGCTCAACAACATCGCCGATGCCTGGAAAGAGATAGGCCCCAATTCTCAACATATGCG encodes the following:
- the fliA gene encoding RNA polymerase sigma factor FliA, with the translated sequence MNSLYTAEGVMDKHSLWQRYVPLVRHEALRLQVRLPASVELDDLLQAGGIGLLNAVDRYDALQGTAFTTYAVQRIRGAMLDELRSRDWVPRSVRRNAREVAQAMGQLEQELGRNATESEVADRLGITTADYRQMLLDTNNSQLFSYDEWREEHGDSIELVTDDHQQENPLHQLMEGNVRQRVMEAIEALPEREQLVLTLYYQEELNLKEIGAVLEVGESRVSQLHSQAIKRLRTKLGKL
- a CDS encoding flagellin N-terminal helical domain-containing protein — its product is MAVINTNTLSLTTQNNLTKSQSSLGTAIERLSSGLRINSAKDDAAGQAIANRFTSNINGLNVAARNANDGISLAQTAEGALSEINNNLQRVRDLTVQAQNSSNSASDIDSIQSEVNQRLAEINRVTKETDFNGIKILDNTTSQDFSFQVGSRDGEKIAITMDSSAGWNLYSKDSVKVPADATDVQTGELALVNGEARKVNADGFDVRAAVTAATAGTPAVAGNDGPDGIPGNADDVAATPAVAATPASGPLTTIDAAIKAVDSQRSSLGASQNRFESTITNLNNTVSNLTAARSRIQDSDYATEVSNMSRAQILQQAGSSVLAQANQVPQTMLSLLR
- the fliZ gene encoding flagella biosynthesis regulatory protein FliZ, whose translation is MTVQQSKRRPLSRYLKDFKHSQTHCAHCHKLLDRITLVRRGEIVNKIAISRLDTLLDEAGWQQEQQEWVALCRFCGDLHCKEQSDFFDIIGFKQFLFEQTEMSHGTVREYVVRLRRLGQHLTSLNISRELLTDGYLDENLEPWLPATSTNNYRIALRKYAQYRSQMPMAVKQKVHRETTSDIY
- the fliD gene encoding flagellar filament capping protein FliD; translation: MASISSLGAGTSLDLNTLYDNLQTAEQTKLTPITQQQTSYKAKLTAWGVVQTALTKFQTASDALKNTSAIAQSKVTSTNTAFSATLASSASAGSYSVEVTQLAAAQTLLSPKVASKDTDLGDSSMSSRTITITQPGQKDPLKVTLASDKTSLADVRDAINAKQGSVTASIIKADDNSYYLSLTSRDSGVANEMTITTDDSELAKYISHDPLDSSTGMKVQIAAADAIVNINGIKITRSSNAITDAPEGVTLNLTKTNVGSPETLSIAKDNQPMTDAIQAFVDAYNSLQTTISNQTKYTAVKQGDGSQDSSNGDLLGDGTLRNIQTRLRSMVSSAQGTGELATLSQLGITQDINGKLTVDSTKLGKALTDKSTDVLAFLSGDGKTTGMATQTSNLLKDMLGNEGSVKSATDGINKTLKNLSDQYDRVNAQIEATMARYKTQFTSLSQLVSSMDQTGSYLTQQFNAMNS
- the fliS gene encoding flagellar export chaperone FliS, coding for MYTKSGIQAYAQVSVESAVLSASPHQLVVLLFDGALSAMKKAVILIEQGDIPGKGQALGKAINIISNGLQSGLNHEVGGELATNLDSLYDYMTRRLLQANIHNDIDAINEVMELLNNIADAWKEIGPNSQHMRDND